The window CAGATTATCGGCAAATGGCTCGAAAAATTCTCGGGCGACCTCGGCGGTACGGTTCTGCAACGCGATCATTTCCCGCTCGACGTTACCGAGTTCGGCCCAGCCATCGCCAAGATTCAGGAAGCCAAGCCCGATTGGCTCGCGACCTGTTTGGTTGGTGCGGCGCATATGGGCTTTTACCGCCAGTGGGCGGCGGCCGGTATGCTGGACAAGATTCCGATCGTGTCGTGCACGTTCGGCGTCGGCAACGAGCATATTCAGCTGCAGCCGGAAGAGGGCAATGGCATCGTCAGTGCCCAGCCATATTTCCAAGAGCTGGAACTGCCCGCCAACAAGGCGTTCGTGAAGCGTTTCCACGCGCGCTTCGGTGATGATGCACCGTATCTCAATGCGGTTGGCATCGGCGGCTATCTCGGCACCATGCTTTGGGCCGAGGGCGTCAAGAAGGCTGGCACGCATGAGCGCCAAGCCGTGATGAACGCGCTGCGGAGTGGCGATATTGCATGGGACGGCCCGGCCGGACATATGGTCGTCGACCCGGTGAGCAACCACACTATCCAGGACATGCACGTTGCGGAGTGTCAGAACCAGAGCTGGAAAATTTTCGACAGTTACAGCCAGCTTTATCCGAGCGACGTGATTGACCGCTGCGATTTGACCAAGACGCCCGACATGAACGCGCATCTTGAGCCGATCCTGTAGCGGCGTAAGACAATAGGCCAAATCAGGCGAATCTAAAGGATACGTCGTGGATACGGTCGCACTTCTGATCATCGAAGTGTTGAATGGGATTTCCAGCCTGGCGCTCACTTGCGCTGGGCTGGCGATCATTTTCGGCATGATGCGCGTGATCAATTTCGCGCATGGCGAATTCCTGATGCTGGGCGGCTACACCACTGTGGTCGCCACCAATGCGGGTGTGAACATCTGGATCTCGATGTTGATCCTGTCGCCCCTCGTTGTCGGCATTATCGGTATTATCTCTGAGCGCCTGCTAATCCGCTTTTTCTACGGCCGCATGGTGGACACGCTGATTGCCACCTGGGGGCTCAGCCTGCTGCTGATCGGCATCGTTACCGCAATTTTCGGCAATTACATCACCGGCGTCTCGGCGCCGCTGGGGAATTTTAGCCTCGGCCAGTATCAGCTTTCGGTTTACCGTTTGGTGCTGATCGGCCTGACGGTGCTGCTATTCGTCGGCATCTATCTCGTATTCACACGCACGCGCCTTGGTCTGATCGCGCGCGGCACCATGCAGAATGCCGAGCAAGCCTCGGTGCTCGGCATCAGCCCACCGCGTGTTTATATGATCACTTTCGGGATTGGCGCTGGCCTGACCGGCCTCGCCGGCGGCCTGTTGGCGCCGATTTCGCAAATTATCCCGACCGTCGGATTCACTTATGTCGCCCAGGCTTTTATTACCGTGATCACCGGTGGCACCGGCGCCATCACCGGCACCATCATAGCGTCCGGTGTGTTCGGCACCGTGCGCCAGCTGGTCACCTATGAGACCACGCCAATCATTGGCGGTGTGGTGCTGCTGATTGTCGCCGTCGTCCTGCTGCGGTTGTTGCCACAGGGCATTACCGGCAAGATTTTTAGACGGTCGCTTTAATGTTCGCGATCAATCTTAAGGACTGGAATACGCGCGGCTTGATCTTCGTCGGCGTGATCATGCTGGCGCTGCTGTTCGCCGGGCCACAAATTTTTGATCTGTACGTTCTATTGAAGGTCATCCTCTTTATCTCGACGGCCATGCTGGCGCTTTCGATGGGTTTCATTTGGGGCTTTGGCGGGATCCTGTGCTTCGGCCAATCGGCGTTTTTCGGCATCGGCGGTTACGCCTACGCTATCGGCGTCATCAATATGGGCGAAAGCACCATACCCCTGT is drawn from Pseudomonadota bacterium and contains these coding sequences:
- a CDS encoding transporter substrate-binding protein, with translation MKLTRRSVLKGAGAGLGTAFAASILPIQSRADDEIVIASLFDQSGGLDIYGTPMTMTMELAVEELNAAGGLNGKKIRLIKYDPQSNMQLYAQYAQEAALKEKVDLVHGGITSASREVIRPILSKYKTMLWYSVIYEGGVCDINNFVSGVGAVQWVKPIAEFGFKKRGPKTFYIGADYNAPQIIGKWLEKFSGDLGGTVLQRDHFPLDVTEFGPAIAKIQEAKPDWLATCLVGAAHMGFYRQWAAAGMLDKIPIVSCTFGVGNEHIQLQPEEGNGIVSAQPYFQELELPANKAFVKRFHARFGDDAPYLNAVGIGGYLGTMLWAEGVKKAGTHERQAVMNALRSGDIAWDGPAGHMVVDPVSNHTIQDMHVAECQNQSWKIFDSYSQLYPSDVIDRCDLTKTPDMNAHLEPIL
- a CDS encoding branched-chain amino acid ABC transporter permease — protein: MDTVALLIIEVLNGISSLALTCAGLAIIFGMMRVINFAHGEFLMLGGYTTVVATNAGVNIWISMLILSPLVVGIIGIISERLLIRFFYGRMVDTLIATWGLSLLLIGIVTAIFGNYITGVSAPLGNFSLGQYQLSVYRLVLIGLTVLLFVGIYLVFTRTRLGLIARGTMQNAEQASVLGISPPRVYMITFGIGAGLTGLAGGLLAPISQIIPTVGFTYVAQAFITVITGGTGAITGTIIASGVFGTVRQLVTYETTPIIGGVVLLIVAVVLLRLLPQGITGKIFRRSL